From Scatophagus argus isolate fScaArg1 chromosome 10, fScaArg1.pri, whole genome shotgun sequence, a single genomic window includes:
- the LOC124065653 gene encoding regulator of microtubule dynamics protein 2 translates to MSQADSKVLVLGALAGVAGISLAVVCYQGFRSRRRNSCPGFYLNRTNEQGNGIMLVDGPGLSSGQAEVLDRLEALIRCVSELKDEMKSLKNALPTLQDHVREELRGRDEARRASSLHRTTPTRRKRAAATLTGARAGGRSSEEAESEGGYMTALTDSEEEELSDAEQRDEEQPADKLSALLERIDCLHQGTESDKRESLNILLELREEFGQNSAFLWRLTRAYCDVHDISSTLEEKKTHAETGKKVGEEAVSLNPTCAESHQWYAIMCGIMAEYDTVQNKIKNGYLFKDHLDKAIELKPQDPMSYYLLGRWCYAVAQLSWIERKVAATLFGEPPSATVEDALKNFLKVEEIHPEYSKLNYVFLAKCYKDLGQSQNARKMCQAACSMNAVSKEDEEAQKELDLLCPALGV, encoded by the exons ATGTCTCAGGCAGACAGCAAGGTGCTGGTTCTGGGAGCGTTGGCTGGAGTAGCTGGCATCAGTCTGGCTGTGGTGTGTTACCAGGGATTTAGGTCAAGACGAAGAAACTCCTGCCCAGGGTTCTACCTCAATCGCACTAATGAACAGGGGAATGGCATCATGTTAGTGGACGGGCCAGGTCTTTCGTCAGGTCAGGCTGAGGTGCTGGATCGCCTTGAGGCCCTGATCCGGTGTGTGTCCGAGCTGAAGGATGAGATGAAGTCGTTGAAGAATGCTCTGCCGACGCTGCAGGATCATGTCAGGGAGGAGCTGCGAGGACGTGATGAGGCGCGTCGAGCCAGCTCTCTCCACAGGACTACACCGACACGAAGGAAAAGGGCCGCAGCTACCCTCACTGGGGCCAGAGCTGGGGGTCGAAGCTCGGAGGAAGCGGAGAGTGAGGGAGG GTATATGACTGCACTGACAGACTCTGAGGAAGAAGAGCTGAGTGATGCagaacagagagatgaagaacaACCTGCAGACAAGTTATCTGCCCTCCTTGAGAGGATCGACTGTTTGCATCAGGGCACTGAATCTGACAAAAGGGAAAGTCTCAACATCCTTTTGGAGCTGAGAGAGGAG TTTGGACAGAACTCAGCATTTCTTTGGCGGCTAACGCGAGCATACTGCGATGTTCATGACATCAGCTCCAcgctggaggagaagaagaccCATGCAGAAACTG gGAAGAAAGTTGGTGAGGAGGCAGTGAGCCTGAACCCTACATGTGCTGAAAGTCATCAGTG gtatGCCATCATGTGTGGCATTATGGCAGAATATGACACAGtacagaacaaaataaagaacGGATACCTCTTTAAG GATCATTTGGATAAAGCCATTGAGCTGAAGCCACAAGACCCCATGTCCTACTACCTTCTGGGCCGCTGGTGCTACGCT GTGGCTCAGTTGTCATGGATTGAGAGGAAAGTTGCTGCAACATTATTTGGAGAGCCTCCAAGTGCTACAGTTGAGGACGCATTGAAGAATTTTCTTAAG gTTGAGGAGATCCATCCAGAATATTCCAAACTCAACTATGTGTTTCTAGCTAAG TGCTACAAGGACCTCGGACAGAGTCAGAACGCTAGGAAGATGTGTCAAGCTGCTTGTTCAATGAATGCTGTGTCCAAAGAG GATGAAGAGGCACAAAAGGAGCTGGACTTACTCTGCCCAGCACTTGGAGtgtga